A window of Chloroflexaceae bacterium genomic DNA:
ACACTACCGCACCTTCTGGTCGGTCGTGTTACCGTTGGTGCTGCCGGGCCTGGTGGCGACGTTTTTGTTCGTGCTCGTCCTAGCATGGAACGAGTACCTGCTGGCCCTGTTCTTGACCAGCGCCAACGCCCAGACGCTGCCGCTCTCGGTGGCGGCGCAGAATGCCACGCGCGGCCCCCAGTGGTGGTATATGTCGGTGTTAATCCT
This region includes:
- a CDS encoding ABC transporter permease subunit, giving the protein HYRTFWSVVLPLVLPGLVATFLFVLVLAWNEYLLALFLTSANAQTLPLSVAAQNATRGPQWWYMSVLILIMILPVIAMAIILERYIARGLLVGAIKG